GTAGGAACGGGCGATGCGACCGGCTTGCCCGCTACGCGAGCGCCAAGAGCGCGATGCGATCGTCAGCATGGAATATAGTGCCTATAAGCAATTTCCGCACAAGGGACTATACCCAGAATTCAAGCAGGCGTTTCAGAGCTTGCTCGATCAGGCGTGTGATCAGCTGGATGAACATCCCTTTCGTACCCCCTTGCAATTTACGGAACTGGTACTGCAACGGTATGAACCGGGACAACATCGAATTAAACTGCTGAGGAAACTGGGTTGGTACCCTAGCTCTCTAAATTCTCAGCGATCGCCTCATCAATTTCCTCAGTGTTTTGAGCATAGTAAGTGCGGGCAGCTTTCAAGTCGTCTCGGATCAACTGAGGGTAGTCGCTGAGCAAGTTTGCCTCCGAGCATCCCTGCCTTTGTAAAGCAATTAACTGCCACACCGGAATCTGCGTCCGCCCGATACAAGCAGCTCCATTGCAGATTCCAGCAGTCTTTCTGATTTTTGTCGGTGCCATATCTTGTTCCACTAATCTTGTGATTTGGCTCGTTCTGAACTCGCTATCAGTAGGGCGATCGAGTTCAGATGTTCAGGTGTGAGCTGGGCAATCATGGCTCAGCTACAGGCTCAGACATCGGGATTTCAAGTCGCAGTTTTACGATTTGCAATTCATCATGATGCAGAGAATCACTCCTCTTTCATGGTGACACAAAAGATCAATAAAGGTGGGAGTGATGCAGCAGGGTGGGATAAGAGAATGCGTTAGCAGACACTCTACTGTCTGCTGGGTTCGACTAGGAAGATGAGATAGACTGGGGAGTATCAAGTTCGGATGAGGAGGAGAGCCCATGATCTTTAAGATCAGCGACGATCGGCTTTCCGCTACACGATGCCGCAGCGCGTTGCGATCGCTTTAATGAACTGTTGAAAATTGAAGAAGTCAACTGCGATATTGGTGCAGGCTACGCTGGAACTTATTTACCAGAATTTCTGGCTGATCCTGTCAATTTCCAACAAATACGCCGACTGCAAGCGATCGTGCTGGAAGCGTTTCAATCCCTCTTGGATGAACTAGATTTAGGCATTGGCAAAGATGGCGCAGTTACTTGTGGGCGGAAGCTCGTACTGGAGCGTCTGGCGCAGCCCCCGATCGAGATTCAGCAGCAGCTTTGGGACGTGCTTTCTGCTACAAGGAAAGAGCAGGCTAATTTCCCCAAAGCGATGACCGCCATCCTCAACCCCTACCTTGCCGATAATTTTGCTCCGGTTCAAGCCGAGCTGACCGCCGAGTATCTGCCCGTTGTGGGTGAACTACCCCTTGATTTGAACGGAATGTTTATCCGCAATGGACCCAATCCCCAGTTTCCTCCGATCGGTCGCTACCACTGGTTTGACGGCGACGGAATGCTACACGGCGTTCAGATCCAGGACGGCAAGGCAAGCTATCGCAATCGCTATATTCACACGGCAGGATTTCAGCAGGAGCATCAGGCAGGACGAGCATTGTTTGGGGGATTGCTGCAACCCTCGCCCAACGGCTTCAAGAATGTCGCAAATACCGCTCTTGTGTGGCATCACAATCAGTTGCTTGCTCTGTGGGAAGGGGGTGAGCCTCATGCGATCGAGGTGCCCAGTTTAGAGACGATCGGGTCTCAGACCTTTGGTGGTAAACTGGCTTCCTCAGTGACGGCTCATCCCAAAGTTGACCCCATCACGGGTGAAATGATGTTTTTTGGCTACTCGCTGGCACAGCCGCCCTACCTGAAGTACAGCGTCGTTTCTGCCCAGGGAGAACTGCTGCGAACCGTCCCGATCGATCTACCGATCGGCGTGATGATGCACGACTTTGCTATCACCGAACGATACACCATCTTTATGGACTTGCCCCTCACGTTCCGGGTGGAACGCACCCAACGGGGAGAGCCTGCCTTTGCCTTTGAACCTGACCGCTCCAGTCGGTTTGGCATTCTGCCGCGTCACGGCGATAACAGTACAATTTGCTGGTTTAAAGCGTCGAGCTGCTATGTCTTCCACACCCTGAATGCTTACGAGCTGGGAGACGAGATTATTCTGATTGCCTGTCGCATGGGCAGTACCAGTGTTTTAGGCGCGTCTCCCGGTTCCCATGAGGGAGACAATCGCGCGATTGGCAGCGATATACCGCGACTCCACTGCTGGCGGTTTAACCTCAAAACCGGAGCTGTTCAGGAAGATCCCCTCGACGATCGCCCTTGTGAATTTCCCCGCATCAACGAGCAGTATTTAGGACATTCGACTCGCTACGGCTACGCAGGCAGCAGTGCGCCGACGGCAATGCCCAAGTTTAATGGCTTACTCAAATTTGATCTGGAGCATCAATCGGTGCAAACGCACTCCTTTGGGACAGGACGCTACGGAGGTGAGGGTGTGTTTGTGCCGCGACCTGGCGCAACGGCTGAAGATGATGGGTGGCTGATCACCTTTGTGCATGACGAAGCTGGAGGTAAATCTGAGCTAGTGATTGTTGCAGCCCAAGCGATGAACGAGGAACCCATTGCTCGCGTCCTGATGCCCCAGCGCATTCCCTATGGGTTTCATGGCACCTGGATTTCATTCACTTAAAACTTGCCTGGGCGATCGCAAATGGAATACCCTTCCCTTAGCATTACTCTACTACTGCACGATCGCCTGTATCTGATTTGCTGGCTTTTCCTGACGTTGATGCGACAGCAGGATAGCCTTATTCAATTACCTTATAGTCCTGGATTCTCCAAAGCTGATTTTCGAGCTTCAAGGAATACTGCACGCTTGCTGTTCCGAGCGGTTTATGGCTACTATCGGCTTTGCCTTTATTAATGAGAATAGAATTTTCAGATACCTTAACTTGGATTATTGCGCTGTCCGGTTGAGAGACAAATGATTCAATCGCATGAATCTCCTGATTTTCATACCGGAAGCGTAATTCTCTCTGCTTGAGATAGGCAATGATTCCATCAGCACCCAGCAGATCTTGCTTAAGTTCACCCGTTGTCAGCCTCTCAACCAAGCTCACATTATAGGGTGGTGCAAAAATTTCAGCCTTCGATCGCATCCACCATTCAACCAAATTGAGCGCTTCTTCCTGCGTAATTGAACTTTTCGCCAATTCAGGAGCGTTGGAAACAGCACCTTCCAGCAAGGAACTTGCAGACGGAGAAGGTTCAGGAGCTGCCGGAACTGAAGCCGGAGAGTTTTCAATCGTCTGAGCAGAATCAGCCAACATAGCCTCTGTAGGTTGTGCTGACGGGGTTACTGCTATTTGCTCCGGTTGCTGAACTTGAGATGATTGCAAAGGCTCTGTTTGCTGATTCGCACTCTCCAGTTCCGGGTTCAGTCGGCTCTCAGACGAATTTTCCTGAGCAACCAGATTTGAAATAAGTTCTGGTCTAAGAACGAGAATAGACCCTAGCCCACCTACTAAACTCAGTGACAAAAACCCTGTTAAAAGCAAAAAATTACGTTTCCATTTCCACCAGGCAAGCTTTCTATCAACCTGATTCAGCAGTTTTAGCGAAGCTATATGGTCAGGCTGTAGTTCAAGGCATTGCTTAATCAGTCCACGAACTTTCTGCTCGTCCTGTCTATTCTTTGTTTTTTTCCATCTTCCTGCATAGGCAGTTGCAAGATGATGAAGAATCAAGATGTTTGCCGGATTTAAGGTATTAGCTTGCTCTAATTCGCTAATGGCTTCATCCCATTTTCGATACTTCAAATATCCCTCGGCACGGATACTGTACTTTCGCGCCTCATTCTGGGCAAGTTCAACTTCATGAGAACTCATGCCCAATTCGATCGCCAACTTCTCTAAATCTTGCTGAGTTAGAAATGTATTTTTCGATTGGCTCAACTCGGTAACGCGGCGAATGTAATCTTTGATCGCTTGATCGGAATTGGTTGCCATTAGAGTAATTCACCTTCGCTAACCTGTAGCGTTACCACAAGATAACTGACAGAACTTAAGCAAAATACAATATCTGATATAGCAACGTTAATCGCAGTGGCTCTTGCCTGAGAACAGCAAAATTACGGACGAGATAAAATTTTATGCTCGTGTCCTAACTTACTTAGTTTTCGTAAAGATTCAAGGAATCATACTGACGCACGATTCCCTTAAAGAGCAGCCCCAGATTATCTGTAGTGCACTCGTCGTCTAGCTCTACTCAGATACAGGCTACTAACCCAGTTCTCACTACCGCCTCAAAGCTTACGTTCTCCGCCTATTTTTGACATTCTCAAATAACTTTTTAAATACATCCTTATGTCCCTCTAGTCGGATTTCACATTCTCCCACTCTAGAACGCAATATCTGATTTTCAAGTTTGAGTGAAGCGATCTCATCCAATAAATACCTTAAGTTTTCATCTAGACCTGAATTCACTTTTTCCTGCTGCAACAGCTTCTCCATCAGAGTCTTGAACTCTGTACTGCCAATCTGTGCTTGAAAAGCTTCAATTTTGCTCTCCAATTCAACCTTTTGCTGATAGAATTGCCTTTGCTCTTTTAGAATTTCCGCTTGCACGTTCTGCACACTCAGTAGCAAATCTTGAGCTTTCTGAAACTCTTCCTGGAATTCATGATGGCGTTCAGCAACTAAATGAGCCTGTTCAGCAACTTGCCCTACATCTGCCTGAACTGCATTGCTTAGTTCAGCGATTTGATCGCTGTAATCCTTATTCTGCCTTACGAAAGCTTCTACCTGCTGGATAGATAATTCCATCCACTCCTTTGTTTGATGAAACTCCGTTGAGTAATGACTTGCTGTGGATAATTGGTAAGCTAGCTCATTCTGTTGTTCTAGCAAATTCTGACGCAATTGTCTGATGCTACAAACAGTATCAACCATATCAGAAGCTTCTACCTGCAAGCCCAGCTTAATCAGAGATTGAACAAAGGTATGAATAAACTGCTCTGGGTCATCATCTCCAAGCAGTTGCCCCGGAGACGCAGAAACTGAATCAAAGACTGCATCGTCAGTTCTAACAGGCAACTCGGTTTTAATGCTCTGGAGTAAGCCAAGCGTTTCCTCGATCGCACTAGAAAATGAATCATAATGCGACTTAAAAAAGGTTACTGATTCTTGGGCACTTTGCAAATCCGCAAAAAGTTTCTGTACATCGCCCTGCTTCTTAAGACCTTCCAGAACTTTGTGAACGGCACGGACCTCGCCCAATTTATCACGTACCTGATCTGCCTCTGTTTGAAGCTGTCTTGCTTCCTGGCAGCGTTCCTGACTGACGTTTAGAAGACTCTGAACGCTGTCTTGCAGCTTCTTCAGACTGTCAATGGTTTCAAAATCGCTGCCAATGTTCATTTGAGGGTCTCCATAATTTCTACAAAATGACGACATAATGCTTCTGCAAGTGGCTCTGTTCGATTCAAGGCTTCCTTTAAGGGGTAATCAGAAGGACAATCCCAATCAAGGTACTGAACTCTGAGGCGAGCAGCTTCATAGGGTAATCCTCGACGCTCTAAATCGATGGCAATCTCCTCAATCGAATCTGTGGCTGCATCTTTTTTCAGCAATGCCGCAGCTTGCCAGGAATGTCCTGCTGCCCGCAAAAGCATAACGCGCAGTTCATCGTGCTTAACCTCTTGAAGGCATTGCGTTGCTTGCTGGGGAGCGTTCGCAAACCATTGCTCCAGTCTTAAAACAATTCCAGCAGCCATCGGCTTAACGTTGATCTGTGCCTGAACCAGCAGTTCTTTTGTCGCGAAATATAAAATCGTTAAATCTTGAACGGATTTGCTGGTCTGGAAAGTCTGATCAATCGCTCGGAGCCGGCTATAGTCTATTTCCCTATCCCCCAGCAGCTCCCAGGCCTCGGCTTCTATTTCTTCACATATATTCCACCATTCAAGGTTATAGCGTTGGCAATTCGTTGCAAGTTGCCCTGGATACTGCCCGGTTGTGATCCACTCGATCACAGATTCTGCCACCTGAGCCATGTAGAGCTTTTGAAGCTGCCGAACGGACAGAAAACTTCTGCCTTCTAAACGCACTTCGCCTACAAATTCTTCTAAGTCCGGATTAGAGCTAATTGAAAAAACTGCCTCCAATTTCTCAAAGGAAGTCTTGGCTTTCAGCCACTGCATTTCCTGTGGGGTAACGAGGATCGCTTCGTAGCGACGAGCACGAGTAATGGAGGTGTACCATTCAAACAAATCATCCAATGCCAGTTTTTCCCTTCTTAGTAGAAAAGGTGAGAGCAAAATTACTGCATCAAACTCCTGCCCTTTCGCCTGTCGCACATTCAAGACAACGACCTGCTGTTCTGAGTCCAGGCTAAATTCCTGCTTTAGCTGACGGTACGACTCACTTACCTCATGAACAAGCAACACAAATCGGCTGTTTGTACTGGTTTCGATCGATTTCAAGCGGTCAATAAATTCCGATAGCCAGCGATCGTCAACCTCAATCAATCGTGGCGGAAACCCTTCCTCAAAGCAAGTTTCCGGGGCAGGTAGCTTTTGCGGATGTTTGCCACCGCAGACAACCTCCCCTATTGGAAAAGCATCTTCCAGGATAAATTTTGCGACTCCTGCGATCGCTTTGGTGTTGCGAAAGTTTCGAGTTAGCTCTAAACGTTTGGGTAGCTCTACGTTGTATGCGCTCTTGAAGGAATTAGCGAGGGCAGCCCATGTAAAGCCAGAAAGCGTAACGCGCTGGTTCTCATCGCCCAGCAGCACCAGCAAGCTAGAAGAAGTGTATTTTTGCAGGAAAGAGTAGATTGCTTTTAGTTGAAACCAATAGTAGTCTTGTACCTCATCAATCACAAGCATTACAGGCAAATCGGACTGAAGCAGTTCTACAAGGTCTTGGCTTCCTGATTCAATTCGCTGGATCGCTCGTTTAGATTGCGATGCTAGATCTCGACCCTCATAGAGATCAGTAAAATTCTTATGTTCTTTCAGCTTTTTATATTTTTCCTGCTTCTTATGTCCTTTCTTTTTTTGCAAATCATCTCGTAGTTTATGAAGATATTCAACTGCTTGCTCCTGTCCTATAATTAGGCTGTCCTTCCCTGATAGCTTATATTGATCTTCAGTCTCCAAAATTGATTGCTGAATCGCATAGAAATTAGTCTGATTCAATGATTCCGACAAATCAATTTTATAGTCAGCAAAAGCTTGTCGAATCCGCTGGTTTGCCTCCGAGGTAGAAATAGCTGCCTCAGAATCTTCTGACAATTCTTGAAAGAAATGCTCAGCGGTCACGATGCTGAGATCTATTGATGCTTGGGATTTTAGGGTAAGAGCAATCTGGTAGTTTTTATCCAGTCCATCAATCAGGGCTTTACCGACCTGCTGTAAGTCATTATTCGGAACAACGATCAGCGGATAGAAACCTTGGGTGATCGCAACATCCGCAAGGTGAAAAGCTAGCGTTGTTTTTCCCGTACCCGCAGATCCCTGAATCTGCATAATGCGGGAGGACGAATTCCTCAAGTTGCATGATAAATGCGCCTCCTGCTCAGAGGTTAGTTTCGGTCTATATAGATAGCTCCCGCTTAAAATATAATCTGCAATTGCTTCTGGGCTAGACGCTCCCTCAATCAGGGTTTGAGGTAGTCGGTAGTGGCGGCTGTAATCCTGATACGAATCGTCAAACTCAACCTCAGAGTCAGGTGAGCTATCGAGAGACTGTGCATCATCTAAATCAACCCATGTGACTTCAGTACCCCGACAATGGGCGTAAAGATACTCCGGAAGGTCTCTGCGGTAATCTATCTCACTCCTCGGCAAAATTCTATGAACAATTAGCTCATTGCGGCTCGCGATCGTAAAAACAACGCGATACCACACAGAATTGTAGAAGTGCCTATACCGCCATGCGTTAGGCTTGAAGTACTTCAGCTTCGTAATCTGGGAGTGCTGGCTGATACAGTCCGTTTCCGATGAATCTAGCGCCTTTGTCAAACTTTTAAGACAAGCTGACGCTGCATTGTGGCTGTCGGCAAAATCTTTTAGAGCGCGATCAGATAACAAGACCGTAAACATACCGTCTAAGCCCTTCCCTAAAATAGGTTCATGATTGCGATGTAACAAGCCTTGTGACCTGTGCCTCGATTTTGCAAAACAAAACACATTGATCTTCAGGTTTCCAACTTTTCTCTGAAAACCTCCAAAAAACCTGAAACTACATCAACTCTCTACAGAAAATGGGATCGCAACAAGTAACAAATTTATATTTTTGTCTCTTTTAGATATCGCTGTAGAATAAAACATTGGTAAAAATCTATGTCTATCATCAGGTAATTCAGCCTTCCCAAATTTTCCCTTGAACCCTTAGTTTCAGAAGATTAACGGGAAGTTGATTAACTCACTGTCTACCGCGATCGCCTATGAGCTATGGCACTCGTACAGCGGCAAGCCGACTCGCCTCCGGCGGCAGTGCGAAATGATTGCTTCCTTTCAGAAGGAAGGCAGCCATTCTCACAATCGCCTCGGTTTCCTTTCACCTCCAGTTCTGGGAAAGTAGCCCAATTCCAGACAGAGGAATTCCCAGAACTCAATGAGCGAGTTGCTCAGGCGACCGCCCATCCCCAAGGACTCTTCTACTGAGTTTGCAAAAGCTGATTCGCCCATTCCATATCCTCTACTGACAGCGGCGGCTGAGGCGGTTTTGTATAATCGATCGCCAGATGATACCGTCCGCGATCGTAGACATGCTGCAATAAAATCTGTAAGTCCAGGATCGGTTCTTCGTCTTCTGAAGTTAAAGGTACAGCAAACTGGGGAATTTCCTGCCTGACGTTAAACGCATACAGTTGAGCAGAAGGGCGGCGCTCACTGCGACTAACCAAAATTCGATAATCCGATGGAGCAGCCCCAGATATGGGTAGGGGTTGTCCACCACGGAGCAGATCAATTTCAACCAGATGCGTCAGACTCGCCAAAACCTGATTTCGCTTGCGCTCATATGCCTGTCGCCCTTCTCCGGTTCGCTTATTCTTAGGAGACAAAATTTCGATCGCGGTAATCACCGCACCCGTTGCCACTTCTCGAATTTCCAGGTATCGCTCCTGAACTTCCTCTGCCATTGGCAACGTGACCGTCATCGGTTCAACAAGTGAAGGGCTTGCCCCTATAGGCTGAGTGGATTCAGGTTGCCGACCTACTACAGAAACATCTGGAATGCCTACCAGCAAATTCTCTTCGTTCCCGCTGAAATAAGTCCGCTTTTCGATTGCCACCCGATATTTCTGACTGAGATGGTCAGCCAGATCATCTGCAATCGCCACGATCAGTCGGCTATGCACTTCTGACCATAGTTCAGAATCTTCTAAATAGGGATTCATCCCTGGAAAGGGCGATCGCATATCGCATTCATTAATTCACTTTCTTTATTTTAGAAGCGATTGCTTCTTTGCTTGACACCTTCGAGCGTATCTACTCTGTCTGCTCCCAGTATTCAATCGCATCCAGATTATACAAATCTCCTACACTGGTTTTAGCCCGACCACTCTGGCACCTGCTGATCGTGCTTTAGCTTTGCTCGCTGGAGCATAACAGCGGCGAAGAGATCATCTAGAGCCAGGGTATCAGCCGAATAAAGTAATCCAGGCAGACTGGCTCGCGCCTCAGTGACAAAACGGCGGGGAATGAGTGAATTGGCAGTCTGGATATACGCTTCATCCCACCAACTCTGGACTCTTTCCTGAGCAGAGCGGAGAATTTCAGCACCGGGCAGACGATCG
The Leptolyngbya ohadii IS1 genome window above contains:
- a CDS encoding DUF433 domain-containing protein encodes the protein MAPTKIRKTAGICNGAACIGRTQIPVWQLIALQRQGCSEANLLSDYPQLIRDDLKAARTYYAQNTEEIDEAIAENLES
- a CDS encoding carotenoid oxygenase family protein; the encoded protein is MKIEEVNCDIGAGYAGTYLPEFLADPVNFQQIRRLQAIVLEAFQSLLDELDLGIGKDGAVTCGRKLVLERLAQPPIEIQQQLWDVLSATRKEQANFPKAMTAILNPYLADNFAPVQAELTAEYLPVVGELPLDLNGMFIRNGPNPQFPPIGRYHWFDGDGMLHGVQIQDGKASYRNRYIHTAGFQQEHQAGRALFGGLLQPSPNGFKNVANTALVWHHNQLLALWEGGEPHAIEVPSLETIGSQTFGGKLASSVTAHPKVDPITGEMMFFGYSLAQPPYLKYSVVSAQGELLRTVPIDLPIGVMMHDFAITERYTIFMDLPLTFRVERTQRGEPAFAFEPDRSSRFGILPRHGDNSTICWFKASSCYVFHTLNAYELGDEIILIACRMGSTSVLGASPGSHEGDNRAIGSDIPRLHCWRFNLKTGAVQEDPLDDRPCEFPRINEQYLGHSTRYGYAGSSAPTAMPKFNGLLKFDLEHQSVQTHSFGTGRYGGEGVFVPRPGATAEDDGWLITFVHDEAGGKSELVIVAAQAMNEEPIARVLMPQRIPYGFHGTWISFT
- a CDS encoding IMS domain-containing protein; translation: MATNSDQAIKDYIRRVTELSQSKNTFLTQQDLEKLAIELGMSSHEVELAQNEARKYSIRAEGYLKYRKWDEAISELEQANTLNPANILILHHLATAYAGRWKKTKNRQDEQKVRGLIKQCLELQPDHIASLKLLNQVDRKLAWWKWKRNFLLLTGFLSLSLVGGLGSILVLRPELISNLVAQENSSESRLNPELESANQQTEPLQSSQVQQPEQIAVTPSAQPTEAMLADSAQTIENSPASVPAAPEPSPSASSLLEGAVSNAPELAKSSITQEEALNLVEWWMRSKAEIFAPPYNVSLVERLTTGELKQDLLGADGIIAYLKQRELRFRYENQEIHAIESFVSQPDSAIIQVKVSENSILINKGKADSSHKPLGTASVQYSLKLENQLWRIQDYKVIE
- a CDS encoding ATP-binding domain-containing protein, translating into MLHRNHEPILGKGLDGMFTVLLSDRALKDFADSHNAASACLKSLTKALDSSETDCISQHSQITKLKYFKPNAWRYRHFYNSVWYRVVFTIASRNELIVHRILPRSEIDYRRDLPEYLYAHCRGTEVTWVDLDDAQSLDSSPDSEVEFDDSYQDYSRHYRLPQTLIEGASSPEAIADYILSGSYLYRPKLTSEQEAHLSCNLRNSSSRIMQIQGSAGTGKTTLAFHLADVAITQGFYPLIVVPNNDLQQVGKALIDGLDKNYQIALTLKSQASIDLSIVTAEHFFQELSEDSEAAISTSEANQRIRQAFADYKIDLSESLNQTNFYAIQQSILETEDQYKLSGKDSLIIGQEQAVEYLHKLRDDLQKKKGHKKQEKYKKLKEHKNFTDLYEGRDLASQSKRAIQRIESGSQDLVELLQSDLPVMLVIDEVQDYYWFQLKAIYSFLQKYTSSSLLVLLGDENQRVTLSGFTWAALANSFKSAYNVELPKRLELTRNFRNTKAIAGVAKFILEDAFPIGEVVCGGKHPQKLPAPETCFEEGFPPRLIEVDDRWLSEFIDRLKSIETSTNSRFVLLVHEVSESYRQLKQEFSLDSEQQVVVLNVRQAKGQEFDAVILLSPFLLRREKLALDDLFEWYTSITRARRYEAILVTPQEMQWLKAKTSFEKLEAVFSISSNPDLEEFVGEVRLEGRSFLSVRQLQKLYMAQVAESVIEWITTGQYPGQLATNCQRYNLEWWNICEEIEAEAWELLGDREIDYSRLRAIDQTFQTSKSVQDLTILYFATKELLVQAQINVKPMAAGIVLRLEQWFANAPQQATQCLQEVKHDELRVMLLRAAGHSWQAAALLKKDAATDSIEEIAIDLERRGLPYEAARLRVQYLDWDCPSDYPLKEALNRTEPLAEALCRHFVEIMETLK
- a CDS encoding DUF4058 family protein — translated: MRSPFPGMNPYLEDSELWSEVHSRLIVAIADDLADHLSQKYRVAIEKRTYFSGNEENLLVGIPDVSVVGRQPESTQPIGASPSLVEPMTVTLPMAEEVQERYLEIREVATGAVITAIEILSPKNKRTGEGRQAYERKRNQVLASLTHLVEIDLLRGGQPLPISGAAPSDYRILVSRSERRPSAQLYAFNVRQEIPQFAVPLTSEDEEPILDLQILLQHVYDRGRYHLAIDYTKPPQPPLSVEDMEWANQLLQTQ